A region of Ochotona princeps isolate mOchPri1 chromosome 2, mOchPri1.hap1, whole genome shotgun sequence DNA encodes the following proteins:
- the CD48 gene encoding CD48 antigen isoform X1 has protein sequence MCSSRWEWCLALELLLLPSVLLETNTQDLYVTAVSGSNVSLCVSNLPSIYRQLTWFNTTKQKLLECESGKIKYFDTKSRNRITFDPQSSALNISDVQKEDSNTYLVRILKEGGNEHEWRIHLSVLDPVPNPVINIEKKEEMDNCFLTLTCTAQNQSAVKYTWYDDSRLLNQEFQGNVLKMTVNSQNYSSSYTCQVKNSVSGKNQTVYFSKLCELGKKIASREMKKSQDNEFTSEARRVWGLTQLPGVECGGESQRVRETSET, from the exons ATGTGTTCCAGCAGATGGGAATGGTGTCTGGCTCTGGAACTGCTCCTGTTGCCTTCAGTGCTCCTGGAGACGAATACTCAAG ATCTTTACGTCACAGCAGTCTCTGGTAGCAATGTAAGTCTGTGTGTCTCCAATCTGCCCAGTATCTACAGACAACTAACTTGGTTTAACACTACCAAACAGAAGCTCTTAGAGTGCGAGTCTGGCAAAATTAAGTACTTTGACACTAAATCCAGGAACAGAATCACATTTGACCCTCAGAGTAGCGCACTGAACATCTCTGACGTCCAAAAGGAAGACAGCAACACATACCTGGTGAGAATTTTGAAGGAGGGAGGAAACGAGCACGAATGGAGGATCCATCTGAGCGTATTAG ATCCTGTACCCAATCCTGTCATAAACAtcgaaaagaaagaggaaatggaCAATTGTTTTCTGACCTTGACATGTACGGCACAAAACCAGTCTGCCGTCAAGTATACGTGGTATGATGACTCTAGACTCTTAAACCAGGAATTCCAGGGAAATGTTCTTAAAATGACCGTGAACTCACAGAACTACTCCAGCTCCTACACCTGCCAGGTCAAGAACTCTGTGAGCGGGAAGAATCAAACAGTCTACTTCAGCAAACTCTGTGAACTGGGTAAGAAAATAGCCTccagggaaatgaagaagtcacaggataatGAGTTTACTTCTGAAGCAAGAAGGGTGTGGGGTCTTACTCAACTTCCTGGCGTGGAATGTGGTGGCGAATCTCAAAGGGTCCGTGAGACCTCGGAGACTTAG